A genomic region of Mus musculus strain C57BL/6J chromosome 7, GRCm38.p6 C57BL/6J contains the following coding sequences:
- the Tlcd3b gene encoding ceramide synthase isoform 2 (isoform 2 is encoded by transcript variant 2), giving the protein MALLFLLGCVFFPLCFVVLRWGLQNRTSLRMERQEAVLVASKLVSSVQAIMASTAGYIVSTSCKHIIDDQHWLSSAYTQFAVPYFIYDIYAMFLCHWHKHQVKGHGGEDGTPRALGSTWAVVRGYLHKEFLMVLHHAAMVLVCFPLSVVWRQGKGDFFLGCMLMAEVSTPFVCLGKILIQYKQQHTLLHKVNGALMLLSFLCCRVLLFPYLYWAYGRHAGLPLLSVPMAIPAHVNLGAALLLAPQLYWFFLICRGACRLFRPRGSPPPSPCQTQD; this is encoded by the exons ATGGCCCTGCTCTTCCTGCTGGGGTGTGTCTTCTTCCCACTGTGCTTTGTGGTATTACGCTGGGGGCTGCAGAATCGAACCAGCTTACGGATGGAGAGGCAAGAGGCTGTCTTGGTGGCATCCAA GTTGGTGTCCTCTGTCCAAGCCATCATGGCCTCCACAGCTGGCTACATAGTCTCCACTTCCTGCAAGCACATCATAGATGACCA GCACTGGCTGTCCTCGGCCTATACACAGTTTGCAGTTCCCTACTTCATCTATGACATCTATGCCATGTTCCTCTGCCACTGGCACAAGCACCAGGTTAAAGGGCACGGAGGGGAAGACGGGACGCCCAGAGCCCTGGGCAGCACCTGGGCTGTGGTACGCGGCTACCTGCACAAGGAGTTCCTCATGGTGCTCCACCACGCGGCCATGGTACTGGTGTGCTTCCCACTCTCAGTG GTGTGGCGACAAGGCAAGGGAGATTTCTTTCTAGGCTGCATGTTGATGGCCGAGGTCAGCACTCCTTTCGTCTGCCTGGGCAAGATCCTCATTCAG TACAAGCAGCAGCACACGTTGCTGCACAAGGTGAACGGAGCCCTGATGCTACTCAGCTTCCTGTGCTGCCGGGTGCTGCTCTTCCCCTACCTGTACTGGGCCTACGGGCGCCACGCTGGCCTGCCCCTGCTCTCAGTGCCCATGGCCATCCCGGCCCACGTCAACCTGGGCGCCGCACTGCTCCTCGCACCCCAGCTCTACTGGTTCTTCCTCATTTGCCGCGGGGCCTGCCGCCTCTTCCGACCCCGAGGCTCCCCACCACCCTCTCCTTGTCAGACCCAGGACTGA
- the Aldoa gene encoding fructose-bisphosphate aldolase A isoform X1, with protein MATRRPDGSSFNMTRLSLALAFSFPPVASEQPHSELGNTQQQTELGKESTATGTMPHPYPALTPEQKKELSDIAHRIVAPGKGILAADESTGSIAKRLQSIGTENTEENRRFYRQLLLTADDRVNPCIGGVILFHETLYQKADDGRPFPQVIKSKGGVVGIKVDKGVVPLAGTNGETTTQGLDGLSERCAQYKKDGADFAKWRCVLKIGEHTPSALAIMENANVLARYASICQQNGIVPIVEPEILPDGDHDLKRCQYVTEKVLAAVYKALSDHHVYLEGTLLKPNMVTPGHACTQKFSNEEIAMATVTALRRTVPPAVTGVTFLSGGQSEEEASINLNAINKCPLLKPWALTFSYGRALQASALKAWGGKKENLKAAQEEYIKRALANSLACQGKYTPSGQSGAAASESLFISNHAY; from the exons ATGGCAACGCGCAGGCCAGATGGGTCCAGCTTCAACATGACCCGCCTGTCCCTGGCTCTGGCTTTTTCCTTTCCCCCAGTTGCCAGTGAGCAACCCCACTCTGAGCTGGGCAACACCCAGCAACAGACAGAGTTAGGAAAG GAAAGCACTGCCACCGGCACCATGCCCCACCCATACCCAGCACTGACCCCGGAGCAGAAGAAGGAGCTGTCTGACATCGCTCACCGCATTGTGGCTCCGGGCAAGGGCATCCTGGCTGCAGATGAGTCCACCG GAAGCATTGCCAAGCGCCTGCAGTCCATTGGCACCGAGAACACCGAGGAGAACAGGCGCTTCTACCGCCAGCTGCTGCTGACTGCAGACGACCGTGTGAATCCCTGCATTGGGGGGGTGATCCTCTTCCACGAGACACTGTACCAGAAGGCAGATGATGGACGTCCCTTCCCCCAAGTTATCAAGTCCAAGGGTGGTGTTGTGGGCATTAAG GTAGATAAGGGTGTGGTGCCCCTGGCAGGAACCAATGGCGAGACAACTACCCAGG GGCTGGATGGGCTGTCTGAACGCTGTGCCCAGTATAAGAAGGATGGAGCCGACTTTGCCAAGTGGCGCTGTGTGCTAAAGATTGGGGAACATACTCCCTCGGCCCTGGCCATCATGGAAAATGCCAATGTTCTGGCCCGTTATGCCAGCATCTGCCAGCAG AATGGCATTGTACCCATTGTGGAGCCTGAAATTCTCCCTGATGGGGACCATGACTTGAAGCGCTGCCAGTATGTTACTGAGAAG GTCCTGGCGGCTGTCTACAAGGCTCTGAGCGACCACCATGTCTATCTGGAAGGCACATTGCTGAAGCCCAACATGGTCACCCCTGGCCATGCTTGCACCCAGAAATTTTCCAATGAGGAGATTGCCATGGCAACGGTCACAGCACTTCGTCGCACAGTGCCCCCTGCTGTCACTG GGGTCACTTTCCTGTCTGGAGGGCAGAGTGAGGAAGAGGCATCCATCAACCTCAATGCTATCAACAAGTGCCCCCTGCTGAAGCCATGGGCCTTGACTTTCTCCTATGGTCGAGCCCTGCAGGCCTCTGCTCTAAAGGCCTGGGGTGGGAAGAAGGAGAACCTGAAGGCAGCCCAGGAGGAGTACATCAAGCGCGCCCTg GCCAACAGCCTCGCTTGTCAAGGAAAGTATACCCCAAGTGGCCAGTCTGGAGCCGCAGCCAGTGAATCTCTCTTCATCTCTAACCATGCCTACTAA
- the Tlcd3b gene encoding ceramide synthase isoform X2 — translation MASTAGYIVSTSCKHIIDDQHWLSSAYTQFAVPYFIYDIYAMFLCHWHKHQVKGHGGEDGTPRALGSTWAVVRGYLHKEFLMVLHHAAMVLVCFPLSVVWRQGKGDFFLGCMLMAEVSTPFVCLGKILIQYKQQHTLLHKVNGALMLLSFLCCRVLLFPYLYWAYGRHAGLPLLSVPMAIPAHVNLGAALLLAPQLYWFFLICRGACRLFRPRGSPPPSPCQTQD, via the exons ATGGCCTCCACAGCTGGCTACATAGTCTCCACTTCCTGCAAGCACATCATAGATGACCA GCACTGGCTGTCCTCGGCCTATACACAGTTTGCAGTTCCCTACTTCATCTATGACATCTATGCCATGTTCCTCTGCCACTGGCACAAGCACCAGGTTAAAGGGCACGGAGGGGAAGACGGGACGCCCAGAGCCCTGGGCAGCACCTGGGCTGTGGTACGCGGCTACCTGCACAAGGAGTTCCTCATGGTGCTCCACCACGCGGCCATGGTACTGGTGTGCTTCCCACTCTCAGTG GTGTGGCGACAAGGCAAGGGAGATTTCTTTCTAGGCTGCATGTTGATGGCCGAGGTCAGCACTCCTTTCGTCTGCCTGGGCAAGATCCTCATTCAG TACAAGCAGCAGCACACGTTGCTGCACAAGGTGAACGGAGCCCTGATGCTACTCAGCTTCCTGTGCTGCCGGGTGCTGCTCTTCCCCTACCTGTACTGGGCCTACGGGCGCCACGCTGGCCTGCCCCTGCTCTCAGTGCCCATGGCCATCCCGGCCCACGTCAACCTGGGCGCCGCACTGCTCCTCGCACCCCAGCTCTACTGGTTCTTCCTCATTTGCCGCGGGGCCTGCCGCCTCTTCCGACCCCGAGGCTCCCCACCACCCTCTCCTTGTCAGACCCAGGACTGA
- the 4930451I11Rik gene encoding uncharacterized protein C16orf92 homolog isoform X1 translates to MKLWLWVAVGVWMLMAELGTIETAPRRDGTRPSVSGARPQQVVNRLFFDYPDSDRASLLAVARFIGEKPITFVKTDSSPGLFQNILVGTLVVAFFFLLFQFCLHVKGPNEISSQSQLR, encoded by the exons ATGAAGCTGTGGCTGTGGGTAGCCGTAGGGGTGTGGATGTTGATGGCTGAGCTGGGGACCATAGAAACAG CCCCCAGAAGAGATGGAACCCGGCCCTCGGTTTCAGGAGCCAGACCCCAGCAAGTTGTAAACAGGCTTTTCTTTGATTATCCAGACTCAGACCGAGCTAGCCTTCTTGCTGTGGCCCGGTTTATTGGAGAGAAGCCTATAACGTTCGTTAAGACAG ATTCCAGTCCTGGGCTCTTCCAGAACATCCTGGTGGGGACATTAGTGGTGGCCTTCTTCTTCCTGCTTTTCCAGTTCTGCTTGCATGT AAAGGGGCCTAATGAGATATCCAGCCAGAGCCAGCTGAGGTGA
- the Tlcd3b gene encoding ceramide synthase isoform 1 (isoform 1 is encoded by transcript variant 1), which produces MLTPMVAGGVVFPGLFLLSKNTLQRLPQLRWEEADAVIVSARLVSSVQAIMASTAGYIVSTSCKHIIDDQHWLSSAYTQFAVPYFIYDIYAMFLCHWHKHQVKGHGGEDGTPRALGSTWAVVRGYLHKEFLMVLHHAAMVLVCFPLSVVWRQGKGDFFLGCMLMAEVSTPFVCLGKILIQYKQQHTLLHKVNGALMLLSFLCCRVLLFPYLYWAYGRHAGLPLLSVPMAIPAHVNLGAALLLAPQLYWFFLICRGACRLFRPRGSPPPSPCQTQD; this is translated from the exons ATGCTTACCCCAATGGTGGCTGGGGGGGTGGTGTTCCCCGGACTCTTCCTCCTATCCAAGAACACGCTCCAGAGGCTGCCCCAGCTGCGCTGGGAGGAGGCCGACGCAGTCATTGTCTCCGCCAG GTTGGTGTCCTCTGTCCAAGCCATCATGGCCTCCACAGCTGGCTACATAGTCTCCACTTCCTGCAAGCACATCATAGATGACCA GCACTGGCTGTCCTCGGCCTATACACAGTTTGCAGTTCCCTACTTCATCTATGACATCTATGCCATGTTCCTCTGCCACTGGCACAAGCACCAGGTTAAAGGGCACGGAGGGGAAGACGGGACGCCCAGAGCCCTGGGCAGCACCTGGGCTGTGGTACGCGGCTACCTGCACAAGGAGTTCCTCATGGTGCTCCACCACGCGGCCATGGTACTGGTGTGCTTCCCACTCTCAGTG GTGTGGCGACAAGGCAAGGGAGATTTCTTTCTAGGCTGCATGTTGATGGCCGAGGTCAGCACTCCTTTCGTCTGCCTGGGCAAGATCCTCATTCAG TACAAGCAGCAGCACACGTTGCTGCACAAGGTGAACGGAGCCCTGATGCTACTCAGCTTCCTGTGCTGCCGGGTGCTGCTCTTCCCCTACCTGTACTGGGCCTACGGGCGCCACGCTGGCCTGCCCCTGCTCTCAGTGCCCATGGCCATCCCGGCCCACGTCAACCTGGGCGCCGCACTGCTCCTCGCACCCCAGCTCTACTGGTTCTTCCTCATTTGCCGCGGGGCCTGCCGCCTCTTCCGACCCCGAGGCTCCCCACCACCCTCTCCTTGTCAGACCCAGGACTGA
- the 4930451I11Rik gene encoding uncharacterized protein C16orf92 homolog precursor, which produces MKLWLWVAVGVWMLMAELGTIETAPRRDGTRPSVSGARPQQVVNRLFFDYPDSDRASLLAVARFIGEKPITFVKTDSSPGLFQNILVGTLVVAFFFLLFQFCLHVNFQKGA; this is translated from the exons ATGAAGCTGTGGCTGTGGGTAGCCGTAGGGGTGTGGATGTTGATGGCTGAGCTGGGGACCATAGAAACAG CCCCCAGAAGAGATGGAACCCGGCCCTCGGTTTCAGGAGCCAGACCCCAGCAAGTTGTAAACAGGCTTTTCTTTGATTATCCAGACTCAGACCGAGCTAGCCTTCTTGCTGTGGCCCGGTTTATTGGAGAGAAGCCTATAACGTTCGTTAAGACAG ATTCCAGTCCTGGGCTCTTCCAGAACATCCTGGTGGGGACATTAGTGGTGGCCTTCTTCTTCCTGCTTTTCCAGTTCTGCTTGCATGT GAACTTCCAGAAAGGGGCCTAA
- the Aldoa gene encoding fructose-bisphosphate aldolase A isoform 2 (isoform 2 is encoded by transcript variant 3), with product MPHPYPALTPEQKKELSDIAHRIVAPGKGILAADESTGSIAKRLQSIGTENTEENRRFYRQLLLTADDRVNPCIGGVILFHETLYQKADDGRPFPQVIKSKGGVVGIKVDKGVVPLAGTNGETTTQGLDGLSERCAQYKKDGADFAKWRCVLKIGEHTPSALAIMENANVLARYASICQQNGIVPIVEPEILPDGDHDLKRCQYVTEKVLAAVYKALSDHHVYLEGTLLKPNMVTPGHACTQKFSNEEIAMATVTALRRTVPPAVTGVTFLSGGQSEEEASINLNAINKCPLLKPWALTFSYGRALQASALKAWGGKKENLKAAQEEYIKRALANSLACQGKYTPSGQSGAAASESLFISNHAY from the exons ATGCCCCACCCATACCCAGCACTGACCCCGGAGCAGAAGAAGGAGCTGTCTGACATCGCTCACCGCATTGTGGCTCCGGGCAAGGGCATCCTGGCTGCAGATGAGTCCACCG GAAGCATTGCCAAGCGCCTGCAGTCCATTGGCACCGAGAACACCGAGGAGAACAGGCGCTTCTACCGCCAGCTGCTGCTGACTGCAGACGACCGTGTGAATCCCTGCATTGGGGGGGTGATCCTCTTCCACGAGACACTGTACCAGAAGGCAGATGATGGACGTCCCTTCCCCCAAGTTATCAAGTCCAAGGGTGGTGTTGTGGGCATTAAG GTAGATAAGGGTGTGGTGCCCCTGGCAGGAACCAATGGCGAGACAACTACCCAGG GGCTGGATGGGCTGTCTGAACGCTGTGCCCAGTATAAGAAGGATGGAGCCGACTTTGCCAAGTGGCGCTGTGTGCTAAAGATTGGGGAACATACTCCCTCGGCCCTGGCCATCATGGAAAATGCCAATGTTCTGGCCCGTTATGCCAGCATCTGCCAGCAG AATGGCATTGTACCCATTGTGGAGCCTGAAATTCTCCCTGATGGGGACCATGACTTGAAGCGCTGCCAGTATGTTACTGAGAAG GTCCTGGCGGCTGTCTACAAGGCTCTGAGCGACCACCATGTCTATCTGGAAGGCACATTGCTGAAGCCCAACATGGTCACCCCTGGCCATGCTTGCACCCAGAAATTTTCCAATGAGGAGATTGCCATGGCAACGGTCACAGCACTTCGTCGCACAGTGCCCCCTGCTGTCACTG GGGTCACTTTCCTGTCTGGAGGGCAGAGTGAGGAAGAGGCATCCATCAACCTCAATGCTATCAACAAGTGCCCCCTGCTGAAGCCATGGGCCTTGACTTTCTCCTATGGTCGAGCCCTGCAGGCCTCTGCTCTAAAGGCCTGGGGTGGGAAGAAGGAGAACCTGAAGGCAGCCCAGGAGGAGTACATCAAGCGCGCCCTg GCCAACAGCCTCGCTTGTCAAGGAAAGTATACCCCAAGTGGCCAGTCTGGAGCCGCAGCCAGTGAATCTCTCTTCATCTCTAACCATGCCTACTAA